The Anas platyrhynchos isolate ZD024472 breed Pekin duck chromosome Z, IASCAAS_PekinDuck_T2T, whole genome shotgun sequence genome includes a window with the following:
- the LOC140000655 gene encoding uncharacterized protein isoform X3 — translation MRGLWQKQVENSHRPATAGRGATARNRSADGKQEKLLHCFAVLAGCGTSPGSAGLPSGLVSVSVCDTGRVTGGSDPSGSTGSTVKENQRAAAGGSRWEDARCTSVLKTRIGEPQQRRRGKRAAKGAKAATRAHRPRTQRGRTRPHSQQQPRGAREGRGAERYGAARSGTERYGAERSGTERSGAERSGTERYGADRHARSCAAPPARLGCGRAPGPGGSGGSCSAPGASRPAATRARGGARGGSGSRAGRGGAGAGALRPERGRAPARLGAEEGPRAALGAAGPEVPPGALEPPGVGGASRDTVHACKLPRSILPKTRRSSGDDHRKNM, via the exons ATGAGGGGGTTGTGGCAAAAGCAGGTTGAAAATTCCCACCGACCTGCCACTGCCGGACGTGGCGCAACGGCCCGGAACCGGTCGGCTGATGGAAAGCAGGAGAAGCTCTTGCATTGCTTTGCAGTGCTTGCAGGATGCGGCACCTCGCCGGGGAGCGCTGGCCTCCCCTCGGGCCTAGTTTCCGTGTCCGTGTGTGACACAGGGAGGGTTACCGGCGGCAGCGATCCTTCTGGCAGCACCGGCAGTACCGTTAAAGAAAACCAGCGAGCCGCGGCTGGCGGCTCCCGCTGGGAAGACGCTCGATGCACGTCGGTTTTGAAGACCCGCATCGGGGAACCGCAGCAGCGCCGACGAGGGAAACGAGCAGCAAAGGGTGCCAAAGCCGCCACCCGGGCTCACCGCCCGCGGACACAGCGGGGCCGGACCCGGCcgcacagccagcagcagccgcgCGGCGCTCGGGAAgggcgcggagcggagcggtACGGAGCGGCACGGAGCGGTACGGAGCGGtacggagcggagcggagcggtacggagcggagcggagcggagcggagcggtaCGGAGCGGTACGGAGCAGACCGGCACGCCCGGAGCTGCGCAGCGCCGCCGGCTCGCCTCGGGTGCGGGCGAGCTCCGGGCCCCGGCGGCTCGGGGGGCAGCTGCTCGGCCCCCGGCGCCTCCCGGCCCGCGGCTACGAGAGCGCGCGGCGGGGCCCGGGGCGGCAGCGGgagccgggcggggcggggcggggcgggagcGGGCGCTCTGCGCCCTGAGCGCGGCCGGGCCCCGGCGCGGCTCGGTGCGGAGGAGGGGCCCCGGGCAGCGCtgggcgctgcggggccggAGGTGCCGCCCGGTGCGCTGGAGCCGCCGGGCGTCGGCGGAGCCTCGCGCG ataCTGTCCACGCATGTAAACTCCCACGGTCCATTCTTCCAAAAACTAGGCGGTCTTCCGGAGATGACCacaggaaaaatatgtaa
- the LOC140000655 gene encoding uncharacterized protein isoform X2, whose translation MRGLWQKQVENSHRPATAGRGATARNRSADGKQEKLLHCFAVLAGCGTSPGSAGLPSGLVSVSVCDTGRVTGGSDPSGSTGSTVKENQRAAAGGSRWEDARCTSVLKTRIGEPQQRRRGKRAAKGAKAATRAHRPRTQRGRTRPHSQQQPRGAREGRGAERYGAARSGTERYGAERSGTERSGAERSGTERYGADRHARSCAAPPARLGCGRAPGPGGSGGSCSAPGASRPAATRARGGARGGSGSRAGRGGAGAGALRPERGRAPARLGAEEGPRAALGAAGPEVPPGALEPPGVGGASRDTVHACKLPRSILPKTRRSSGDDHRKNMWSLSGSGRAHLGYGWWKVFSLSFKARTSALLRGAVPAALLLHMRGAGRLA comes from the exons ATGAGGGGGTTGTGGCAAAAGCAGGTTGAAAATTCCCACCGACCTGCCACTGCCGGACGTGGCGCAACGGCCCGGAACCGGTCGGCTGATGGAAAGCAGGAGAAGCTCTTGCATTGCTTTGCAGTGCTTGCAGGATGCGGCACCTCGCCGGGGAGCGCTGGCCTCCCCTCGGGCCTAGTTTCCGTGTCCGTGTGTGACACAGGGAGGGTTACCGGCGGCAGCGATCCTTCTGGCAGCACCGGCAGTACCGTTAAAGAAAACCAGCGAGCCGCGGCTGGCGGCTCCCGCTGGGAAGACGCTCGATGCACGTCGGTTTTGAAGACCCGCATCGGGGAACCGCAGCAGCGCCGACGAGGGAAACGAGCAGCAAAGGGTGCCAAAGCCGCCACCCGGGCTCACCGCCCGCGGACACAGCGGGGCCGGACCCGGCcgcacagccagcagcagccgcgCGGCGCTCGGGAAgggcgcggagcggagcggtACGGAGCGGCACGGAGCGGTACGGAGCGGtacggagcggagcggagcggtacggagcggagcggagcggagcggagcggtaCGGAGCGGTACGGAGCAGACCGGCACGCCCGGAGCTGCGCAGCGCCGCCGGCTCGCCTCGGGTGCGGGCGAGCTCCGGGCCCCGGCGGCTCGGGGGGCAGCTGCTCGGCCCCCGGCGCCTCCCGGCCCGCGGCTACGAGAGCGCGCGGCGGGGCCCGGGGCGGCAGCGGgagccgggcggggcggggcggggcgggagcGGGCGCTCTGCGCCCTGAGCGCGGCCGGGCCCCGGCGCGGCTCGGTGCGGAGGAGGGGCCCCGGGCAGCGCtgggcgctgcggggccggAGGTGCCGCCCGGTGCGCTGGAGCCGCCGGGCGTCGGCGGAGCCTCGCGCG ataCTGTCCACGCATGTAAACTCCCACGGTCCATTCTTCCAAAAACTAGGCGGTCTTCCGGAGATGACCacaggaaaaatat gtggagcttgagtggctctggTCGGGCACACCTTGGTTATGGTTGGTGGAAAGTTTTCTCGCTTTCATTTAAGG cTCGCACGTCAGCGCTGCTCCGTGGAGCcgtgcctgctgctctgcttctgcaCATGCGCGGAGCCGGCCGCCTCGCCTAA
- the LOC140000655 gene encoding uncharacterized protein isoform X4: protein MRGLWQKQVENSHRPATAGRGATARNRSADGKQEKLLHCFAVLAGCGTSPGSAGLPSGLVSVSVCDTGRVTGGSDPSGSTGSTVKENQRAAAGGSRWEDARCTSVLKTRIGEPQQRRRGKRAAKGAKAATRAHRPRTQRGRTRPHSQQQPRGAREGRGAERYGAARSGTERYGAERSGTERSGAERSDTVHACKLPRSILPKTRRSSGDDHRKNMWSLSGSGRAHLGYGWWKVFSLSFKARTSALLRGAVPAALLLHMRGAGRLA from the exons ATGAGGGGGTTGTGGCAAAAGCAGGTTGAAAATTCCCACCGACCTGCCACTGCCGGACGTGGCGCAACGGCCCGGAACCGGTCGGCTGATGGAAAGCAGGAGAAGCTCTTGCATTGCTTTGCAGTGCTTGCAGGATGCGGCACCTCGCCGGGGAGCGCTGGCCTCCCCTCGGGCCTAGTTTCCGTGTCCGTGTGTGACACAGGGAGGGTTACCGGCGGCAGCGATCCTTCTGGCAGCACCGGCAGTACCGTTAAAGAAAACCAGCGAGCCGCGGCTGGCGGCTCCCGCTGGGAAGACGCTCGATGCACGTCGGTTTTGAAGACCCGCATCGGGGAACCGCAGCAGCGCCGACGAGGGAAACGAGCAGCAAAGGGTGCCAAAGCCGCCACCCGGGCTCACCGCCCGCGGACACAGCGGGGCCGGACCCGGCcgcacagccagcagcagccgcgCGGCGCTCGGGAAgggcgcggagcggagcggtACGGAGCGGCACGGAGCGGTACGGAGCGGtacggagcggagcggagcggtacggagcggagcggagcggagcggagcg ataCTGTCCACGCATGTAAACTCCCACGGTCCATTCTTCCAAAAACTAGGCGGTCTTCCGGAGATGACCacaggaaaaatat gtggagcttgagtggctctggTCGGGCACACCTTGGTTATGGTTGGTGGAAAGTTTTCTCGCTTTCATTTAAGG cTCGCACGTCAGCGCTGCTCCGTGGAGCcgtgcctgctgctctgcttctgcaCATGCGCGGAGCCGGCCGCCTCGCCTAA
- the LOC140000655 gene encoding uncharacterized protein isoform X1: protein MRGLWQKQVENSHRPATAGRGATARNRSADGKQEKLLHCFAVLAGCGTSPGSAGLPSGLVSVSVCDTGRVTGGSDPSGSTGSTVKENQRAAAGGSRWEDARCTSVLKTRIGEPQQRRRGKRAAKGAKAATRAHRPRTQRGRTRPHSQQQPRGAREGRGAERYGAARSGTERYGAERSGTERSGAERSGTERYGADRHARSCAAPPARLGCGRAPGPGGSGGSCSAPGASRPAATRARGGARGGSGSRAGRGGAGAGALRPERGRAPARLGAEEGPRAALGAAGPEVPPGALEPPGVGGASRDTVHACKLPRSILPKTRRSSGDDHRKNISHVSAAPWSRACCSASAHARSRPPRLSRGSRGALQDSCPQQNRSALLRSGSSTGRVCTGLAAEDGSGVRKSLN from the exons ATGAGGGGGTTGTGGCAAAAGCAGGTTGAAAATTCCCACCGACCTGCCACTGCCGGACGTGGCGCAACGGCCCGGAACCGGTCGGCTGATGGAAAGCAGGAGAAGCTCTTGCATTGCTTTGCAGTGCTTGCAGGATGCGGCACCTCGCCGGGGAGCGCTGGCCTCCCCTCGGGCCTAGTTTCCGTGTCCGTGTGTGACACAGGGAGGGTTACCGGCGGCAGCGATCCTTCTGGCAGCACCGGCAGTACCGTTAAAGAAAACCAGCGAGCCGCGGCTGGCGGCTCCCGCTGGGAAGACGCTCGATGCACGTCGGTTTTGAAGACCCGCATCGGGGAACCGCAGCAGCGCCGACGAGGGAAACGAGCAGCAAAGGGTGCCAAAGCCGCCACCCGGGCTCACCGCCCGCGGACACAGCGGGGCCGGACCCGGCcgcacagccagcagcagccgcgCGGCGCTCGGGAAgggcgcggagcggagcggtACGGAGCGGCACGGAGCGGTACGGAGCGGtacggagcggagcggagcggtacggagcggagcggagcggagcggagcggtaCGGAGCGGTACGGAGCAGACCGGCACGCCCGGAGCTGCGCAGCGCCGCCGGCTCGCCTCGGGTGCGGGCGAGCTCCGGGCCCCGGCGGCTCGGGGGGCAGCTGCTCGGCCCCCGGCGCCTCCCGGCCCGCGGCTACGAGAGCGCGCGGCGGGGCCCGGGGCGGCAGCGGgagccgggcggggcggggcggggcgggagcGGGCGCTCTGCGCCCTGAGCGCGGCCGGGCCCCGGCGCGGCTCGGTGCGGAGGAGGGGCCCCGGGCAGCGCtgggcgctgcggggccggAGGTGCCGCCCGGTGCGCTGGAGCCGCCGGGCGTCGGCGGAGCCTCGCGCG ataCTGTCCACGCATGTAAACTCCCACGGTCCATTCTTCCAAAAACTAGGCGGTCTTCCGGAGATGACCacaggaaaaatat cTCGCACGTCAGCGCTGCTCCGTGGAGCcgtgcctgctgctctgcttctgcaCATGCGCGGAGCCGGCCGCCTCGCCTAAGCAGAGGGAGCCGGGGGGCGCTGCAGGACTCCTGCCCGCAGCAAAACCGCAGCGCCCTGCTCCGGAGCGGGAGCAGCACCGGCAGAGTCTGCACCGGGCTGGCAGCCGAGGACGGAAGTGGTGTCAGGAAGAGCCTTAACTGA